In Sebaldella termitidis ATCC 33386, one DNA window encodes the following:
- a CDS encoding DUF6756 family protein has protein sequence MKRQSWTEFRKNIEKVIKEFGLSDKLKSVNITQIENIDRKFMQSFVEGGKQSAKFYGWIWEYLKDEISWGKHSPDYKKTSEIIRYTAGSTDEDLYIIFTQTYREKEKFWYYEGRTDAMITVIEETPGIDEFYIFDKKFTWLLGQNHHDVIFATGNEKTERLKKGFEIYG, from the coding sequence ATGAAGAGACAAAGCTGGACAGAGTTCAGAAAAAATATAGAAAAAGTAATAAAAGAATTTGGCCTTTCAGATAAATTAAAAAGCGTAAATATTACACAAATAGAGAATATAGACAGAAAATTTATGCAGTCCTTCGTAGAGGGCGGAAAACAGAGTGCGAAGTTTTACGGCTGGATATGGGAGTATCTGAAAGATGAGATAAGCTGGGGGAAGCATTCGCCTGATTATAAAAAAACCTCGGAAATTATCAGATATACAGCCGGCAGTACTGATGAAGATTTATATATTATATTTACCCAGACATACAGGGAAAAAGAAAAATTCTGGTATTATGAAGGCAGAACAGATGCAATGATTACTGTAATTGAGGAAACTCCGGGAATAGACGAGTTTTATATTTTTGATAAAAAGTTTACATGGCTCCTTGGTCAGAATCATCATGATGTAATATTTGCCACAGGAAATGAGAAAACCGAAAGATTAAAAAAAGGCTTTGAAATTTACGGATAA
- a CDS encoding HAMP domain-containing sensor histidine kinase, which yields MNINKKIFFGYMIIFIITILIGYLLGKYIFQEIYEFGKRTELRTQINNLTPDNITTGNLKNMEKKLKADIIAYDDNSEYNIKSKFENITVKKDGKEYIVILDNLSDDLNEKITFNMTKEITIIGYEIFGEGYIIPIRILYNGKTYIDYEINQEIEKKHYDGLITLENAELETVSLRNTLKEDFLEMVLETYVKYNGFNESFQFTHKDPHDEKERYEVIIKKSGLKTVILVYSYKNVTVLFDELKSYFLYLIIIGLCLISVLTMLFTRIITSPILKISKITNKITKLNFEEKLDIKNKDEIGELASNINNLADTLGKTLKQLEEDKKNTKELMGNLSHEFKTPLTVISGYADLLAEDYDQKYIEIITEEADRLAVLIEETTRAMSLDSKIVNLTMEIFDLKELVLNITEKLSISVKEGINIKHKLESSFVRADKNKLEQVIYNFISNALRHAKTYVKIELKKIDKKVIFYVRNDGQKLTDEEKEKIWLKFFKRDRENKGNSHRSGLGLYISRSILVLHNSKHGVENTNDGVIFFFSLEEYQDKKDI from the coding sequence ATGAATATAAATAAAAAGATATTTTTTGGTTATATGATAATATTTATAATTACCATATTAATCGGATATCTGCTGGGAAAATATATTTTTCAGGAAATTTATGAATTCGGGAAAAGAACTGAATTAAGAACACAGATAAATAATCTGACACCGGATAATATAACAACCGGAAATCTGAAGAATATGGAAAAAAAGCTGAAAGCTGATATTATAGCCTATGATGATAATTCTGAGTATAATATAAAAAGTAAATTTGAGAATATTACAGTAAAAAAAGACGGTAAAGAGTATATAGTAATACTGGATAATCTTTCTGATGATCTGAACGAAAAAATAACCTTTAACATGACAAAAGAAATCACAATAATAGGTTATGAAATTTTTGGAGAGGGCTATATCATTCCGATAAGAATATTATATAACGGGAAAACGTATATTGATTATGAAATAAATCAGGAAATAGAAAAAAAGCATTATGACGGATTAATAACTCTGGAGAATGCTGAATTAGAAACAGTTTCATTAAGGAATACGCTGAAAGAGGATTTTCTTGAAATGGTGCTGGAAACTTATGTGAAATATAACGGATTTAACGAAAGTTTTCAGTTTACACATAAAGATCCCCACGATGAAAAGGAAAGATATGAGGTAATAATAAAAAAATCCGGACTAAAAACTGTAATTCTGGTATATTCGTATAAAAATGTGACAGTGCTGTTTGATGAGCTGAAAAGTTATTTTTTATATCTGATTATAATAGGCTTATGCCTTATATCTGTCTTGACAATGCTTTTTACGAGAATTATAACAAGCCCGATATTAAAGATATCAAAGATAACAAATAAAATTACAAAACTGAATTTTGAAGAAAAACTGGATATAAAAAATAAGGATGAAATAGGAGAGCTTGCTTCCAATATAAATAATCTCGCGGATACTCTGGGGAAAACTCTCAAACAGCTGGAAGAGGATAAAAAAAATACAAAAGAGCTTATGGGTAATCTTTCTCATGAATTTAAGACACCTCTTACTGTAATTTCAGGTTATGCTGATCTGCTGGCAGAAGATTATGATCAGAAATATATTGAAATAATCACTGAGGAGGCTGACAGACTTGCTGTATTAATAGAGGAAACTACAAGAGCAATGAGTCTTGACAGCAAAATAGTAAATCTTACTATGGAAATATTTGATCTGAAGGAGCTGGTGCTGAATATAACAGAAAAGCTCAGTATCAGTGTAAAAGAAGGCATAAATATAAAACATAAACTGGAATCAAGCTTTGTAAGGGCAGATAAGAATAAACTGGAACAGGTAATCTATAATTTTATATCCAATGCTTTGAGACATGCCAAAACTTATGTGAAAATAGAATTGAAAAAAATAGATAAAAAAGTAATTTTTTATGTGAGAAACGACGGACAAAAACTAACTGACGAAGAAAAAGAAAAAATATGGCTGAAATTTTTTAAAAGAGACAGGGAAAATAAAGGAAATTCGCACAGATCAGGTCTCGGGCTTTATATATCCAGAAGTATTCTTGTACTTCATAATTCAAAGCACGGAGTGGAAAATACAAATGACGGGGTTATATTTTTCTTTTCGCTGGAAGAATATCAGGATAAAAAAGATATTTAA
- a CDS encoding helix-turn-helix domain-containing protein yields MSLIKRYNVENNILKHFIKFYWFMESDSEISIDNKLLPVNNTDIIINYSSPVTYEKNGKPVIPDRVHFNGIRSSTEIIRQSGKVMVFGISFYPHGIYPLLKIPMREFAGKIENLDNILGNFSGFIADIMADNNISAKERIRVMEKIILEKMDCDCLDNREKKIFSDFYVNNKGVKDFCVKSGVNIKYLERLFFKYTGVSPKVFSRITRFQRISREMLYYRNYNNLTELAYDGEYYDQTHFIKEFRKFSGVTPGKFLNDRETVKHLLSEGEY; encoded by the coding sequence ATGAGCCTGATTAAAAGATATAATGTAGAAAACAATATACTTAAACATTTTATAAAGTTTTACTGGTTTATGGAAAGTGATTCTGAAATCAGTATAGATAATAAGCTTCTTCCCGTGAATAATACCGATATAATTATTAATTATTCCAGTCCTGTTACATATGAAAAAAACGGAAAGCCCGTTATTCCTGACAGGGTTCATTTTAATGGGATCAGAAGCAGTACAGAGATTATAAGGCAGAGCGGAAAAGTAATGGTTTTCGGTATTTCTTTTTATCCTCACGGGATATATCCTCTGCTGAAAATACCTATGAGGGAGTTCGCGGGGAAAATAGAGAATTTAGACAATATTCTCGGAAATTTTTCCGGCTTTATTGCTGATATAATGGCAGATAATAATATTTCCGCAAAAGAGCGAATCAGGGTGATGGAAAAGATTATACTTGAAAAAATGGATTGTGACTGTCTGGATAACAGGGAAAAAAAGATATTCAGCGACTTTTATGTTAATAATAAAGGTGTGAAGGATTTTTGCGTCAAGTCCGGAGTTAATATAAAATATCTGGAGCGTTTATTTTTCAAATATACAGGAGTAAGCCCGAAAGTTTTCAGCCGTATTACGAGATTTCAGAGAATAAGCAGAGAAATGCTGTATTACAGGAATTATAATAATCTTACCGAACTGGCTTATGACGGTGAATATTATGATCAGACGCATTTTATAAAGGAATTCAGGAAGTTCAGCGGAGTTACGCCGGGAAAATTTCTGAATGACAGGGAAACTGTGAAGCATTTATTATCAGAGGGAGAATATTAA
- a CDS encoding outer membrane beta-barrel protein yields MKKLILAGMILAGISSFADEVNIRAGLNAGNWYNEIGEFNTGNSDDLGFEFTVEYMKEVAPNFKLGIGTGYQANPKAEGKNTETEYYVSPGVEYEAKRGFEDKKYYDSIPIYVTGKYEFPINDSWGAYAKVNVGYSFNLEKDDAVWEDYARYEINDVEQPPIYSNSKSYDTKVKDGFYYAVGGGVKYKSFFADIMYQTTFADIEVNGEKDNLDYSRITLGVGYSFGF; encoded by the coding sequence ATGAAAAAATTAATATTAGCTGGAATGATACTAGCCGGAATAAGCTCTTTTGCAGATGAGGTAAATATCAGGGCAGGACTTAATGCAGGAAACTGGTATAATGAAATAGGAGAATTTAATACAGGGAATTCTGATGATTTAGGATTTGAGTTTACTGTGGAATATATGAAGGAAGTAGCACCAAATTTTAAATTAGGGATAGGAACAGGTTATCAGGCTAACCCAAAAGCAGAAGGAAAGAATACGGAAACTGAATATTATGTAAGCCCCGGGGTGGAATATGAAGCTAAAAGAGGATTTGAAGATAAAAAATATTATGACAGTATACCAATATATGTAACAGGTAAATATGAATTCCCCATAAACGACAGCTGGGGTGCTTATGCCAAAGTAAATGTAGGGTATTCGTTTAATCTGGAAAAAGATGATGCCGTGTGGGAGGACTATGCAAGATATGAAATAAATGATGTGGAACAGCCGCCGATTTATTCTAATTCAAAGAGCTATGACACAAAAGTAAAAGACGGATTTTATTATGCAGTGGGCGGAGGAGTAAAATATAAAAGTTTTTTTGCAGATATTATGTATCAGACTACATTCGCAGATATAGAAGTTAACGGAGAAAAGGATAATCTTGATTATTCGAGAATAACACTAGGAGTCGGGTATTCTTTCGGCTTTTAG
- a CDS encoding response regulator transcription factor → MLKLLIVEDEKKIRELLKIYFLRENYKVSEAENGRIALEMMKEETFDIVLLDIYMPELDGFDTCREIRKTSNVPVVILTALSDDESQLLAYEIGADDFIIKPFKKDILLAKIRRISERISVNQHSYKFGGLEIDKDSYRILVDSREVKFAPKEFEILLYLIENKGVIKSRDDILIHIWGYDSEVFDRVVDNHIKKIRKKLGDYSDYVKTVVSIGYKFEV, encoded by the coding sequence ATGTTAAAATTATTAATAGTAGAAGATGAGAAAAAAATAAGAGAGCTCTTGAAGATATATTTTTTAAGAGAAAATTATAAAGTAAGCGAAGCTGAAAACGGCAGGATAGCTTTGGAAATGATGAAGGAAGAGACATTCGATATAGTCCTGCTGGATATATATATGCCTGAGCTGGACGGTTTTGATACCTGCCGTGAAATAAGAAAAACAAGCAATGTACCGGTAGTAATACTTACAGCTCTTTCGGATGATGAGAGTCAGCTTCTGGCTTATGAAATAGGAGCTGATGATTTTATAATAAAGCCTTTTAAAAAGGATATACTTCTTGCCAAAATAAGAAGAATCTCCGAAAGAATAAGTGTAAACCAGCACAGCTATAAATTCGGCGGTTTAGAAATAGATAAAGACAGCTACAGAATTCTGGTAGACAGCAGGGAAGTAAAATTTGCACCGAAAGAATTTGAAATATTGCTGTATCTTATAGAAAACAAAGGGGTAATAAAAAGTCGGGATGATATTCTTATCCATATATGGGGATATGATTCTGAAGTTTTTGACAGAGTAGTGGATAATCATATAAAAAAAATCAGAAAAAAACTGGGAGATTACTCAGATTATGTGAAAACAGTGGTTTCCATAGGATATAAATTTGAAGTCTGA
- a CDS encoding phosphatase PAP2 family protein: MFYIIDLYILEIMNSIQNPFLDIIMLLFSFLGNDGLIWIAVISVMLLFSDSRKYGGILILALPTVMFIGNKMMKNLFDRPRPFHTFPDLRVLIETSGTHSFPSSHTSAAFVVFGIFLFFKLPYRFFIFILSLGIAVSRIYLNVHYFWDIIGGMLLGMGTAYLFFLIYRKANFLYIKNVVTKLVFVLKNLISG, translated from the coding sequence ATGTTTTATATAATTGATTTATATATTTTAGAAATAATGAACAGCATACAGAATCCTTTTTTGGATATTATTATGTTATTATTCTCTTTCCTTGGAAATGACGGTCTTATATGGATTGCTGTTATTTCGGTTATGCTTCTGTTTTCAGATTCCAGAAAATACGGCGGTATCCTTATATTAGCACTTCCTACAGTTATGTTTATCGGAAATAAAATGATGAAAAACTTATTTGACAGACCAAGACCGTTTCACACTTTCCCGGATCTGAGAGTTCTGATAGAGACTTCGGGTACCCATTCGTTCCCGTCGTCCCATACATCAGCTGCCTTTGTGGTATTTGGAATTTTTTTATTTTTTAAGCTCCCTTACAGATTTTTCATATTTATTCTTTCTTTAGGAATAGCCGTCTCCAGAATATATTTAAATGTTCATTATTTCTGGGATATTATCGGCGGCATGCTTTTAGGAATGGGAACAGCTTATTTATTCTTTTTAATATACAGAAAAGCTAATTTTTTATATATCAAAAATGTAGTAACAAAGCTTGTATTTGTTTTAAAAAATCTAATTTCCGGCTAA
- a CDS encoding ABC transporter ATP-binding protein, translating into MSDNNNSRPSSGAGPAGPGFGRRSRNMVLPAEKLSREEVKINIKRIVSLLIPYKTKLVFLVLFILGSTAATIVAPIFIGKIIDKGIVQRNPGELIKYLAILASVYLVGVISSWFQMYTVAAVSQAAIKDLRNRLFDKMTKLSPRFFDTHTSGELMSRLTNDIDQIGNTLSQSITQVITGTLTLIGVLISMISLNIFLTVVTVITVPLSMISIRKITKKSQNYFLVQQKSLGELNSLIEESITAQATIKSNLREESMLEKFSETNKKLRDVGRLAQMLSGMIMPLMTMINNLSYVLIAVFGGLMSLAGFISVGMIGTFVSYSRQFGQPINQLSSQLNQLQVAIASSSRVFEILNTEIEITDESGAEALTDEIESIEFENVSFSYVSGKQVLDNISFSVKKGETVALVGPTGVGKTTIINLIMRFYDIKDGEIKINGKNSKTIKLDSLRKKIGIVLQETVLFMGTVSDNIRFGKLDADDHEIREAAHKANADDFINLLKEEYDTELRDDGENLSSGQRQLLSIARTILSDPDVLILDEATSNVDTRTEKKIQQAMKNLMAGRINIVIAHRLSTIREATRILVLKEGRIAETGTHSELLEKKGEYYNIYNSQFAGELEEEI; encoded by the coding sequence ATGAGTGACAATAATAATTCCAGACCATCATCGGGAGCCGGGCCTGCCGGACCGGGTTTCGGAAGAAGGTCGAGAAATATGGTGCTTCCAGCAGAAAAATTAAGCAGGGAAGAAGTAAAAATAAACATAAAAAGAATAGTATCTCTCCTTATACCATATAAAACAAAGCTTGTATTCTTAGTGCTGTTTATTCTGGGAAGTACGGCAGCGACAATAGTGGCACCGATATTTATAGGGAAAATAATAGATAAAGGTATAGTTCAGAGAAATCCCGGAGAACTCATTAAGTATCTTGCCATTCTGGCTTCGGTTTATCTTGTGGGAGTGATTTCGTCATGGTTTCAGATGTATACTGTAGCTGCAGTTTCACAGGCAGCAATAAAAGATCTTAGAAACAGACTTTTTGATAAAATGACAAAGCTTTCGCCGAGATTTTTTGACACGCATACTTCCGGAGAATTAATGAGCCGTCTTACTAATGATATAGATCAGATAGGAAATACACTTTCACAGAGTATAACACAGGTAATAACAGGGACACTGACACTCATCGGAGTGCTTATTTCCATGATAAGCCTTAATATATTTCTTACTGTGGTTACTGTAATAACAGTACCGCTCAGTATGATTTCAATAAGAAAAATAACAAAAAAAAGCCAGAATTATTTTCTCGTCCAGCAAAAAAGTCTCGGGGAGCTGAATAGTCTTATAGAAGAAAGTATTACGGCACAGGCTACCATAAAATCAAATCTCCGTGAAGAAAGTATGCTTGAAAAATTTTCTGAAACAAATAAAAAGCTTCGTGATGTGGGTCGGCTGGCACAGATGTTATCAGGAATGATAATGCCTTTGATGACAATGATAAATAATCTGTCCTATGTGCTTATAGCGGTTTTTGGCGGGTTAATGTCACTGGCAGGATTTATAAGCGTGGGAATGATAGGTACCTTTGTAAGTTATTCAAGACAGTTCGGGCAGCCGATAAATCAGCTGTCATCACAGCTGAATCAGCTTCAGGTGGCTATAGCAAGTTCCAGCAGGGTTTTTGAAATATTAAATACCGAAATTGAAATTACTGACGAATCCGGAGCAGAAGCACTGACAGATGAAATAGAAAGTATAGAATTTGAAAACGTCTCATTTTCTTATGTCAGCGGAAAACAAGTGCTGGATAATATTTCCTTTAGTGTGAAAAAAGGTGAAACTGTGGCTCTGGTAGGACCTACAGGCGTGGGAAAGACCACTATAATAAATCTTATTATGCGTTTTTATGATATAAAAGACGGAGAAATAAAGATTAACGGGAAAAACAGCAAAACTATAAAATTAGACAGCCTTCGCAAAAAAATAGGAATAGTTTTACAGGAAACAGTTTTGTTTATGGGAACTGTAAGTGATAATATAAGATTCGGGAAGCTTGATGCAGATGATCATGAGATAAGGGAAGCGGCACATAAGGCTAATGCTGATGATTTTATAAATCTTCTGAAGGAAGAATATGATACAGAATTAAGAGATGACGGCGAGAATCTGAGTTCCGGACAGAGGCAGCTTCTATCCATAGCAAGAACTATTCTTTCAGATCCTGATGTACTTATATTGGATGAGGCTACAAGCAATGTAGATACGAGAACGGAAAAGAAAATACAGCAGGCAATGAAGAATCTTATGGCAGGAAGAATAAATATTGTTATTGCCCACAGACTGAGTACTATACGGGAGGCAACAAGAATACTCGTGCTGAAAGAGGGAAGGATAGCAGAAACAGGAACACACAGCGAGCTTCTTGAAAAAAAGGGAGAATACTATAATATTTATAATTCTCAGTTTGCCGGTGAGCTGGAAGAGGAAATCTGA
- a CDS encoding ABC transporter ATP-binding protein: protein MKYQIKNGEIVCRERKTMKELLKYIKPYKKEILLAVSLVFLEVIAEVTMPKLMSKIVNIYLPEKNMNKIIQMGLIMILITVISSAGGILSTWFASKVSQWFCADVKEAAYKKIMGFSAGNIDHFTTPSLITRLTSDINTLQTIIQTFLRLVVRAPILFLGSIFFAVTINKELTMVFVVIFPILVIALAVIIIKSIPMFSQIQLRLDKLNGILRESLIGARVIRAFVREDYENEKFQGANKEYMDISVKANRRTGLVMPVMMFLINTAIIMILWIGGNGVYKGSIQVGDIIAFITYSFQILFSLLLVAFLLMMTSRAKVSGTRLNEILTREESINSTDKSSEYTELQNGIEFEKVYFSYKKDDKESLKDINFYIKSGESVGIIGSTGSGKTTVISLLMRYYDVSKGSIKFDGTDIREIPLERLRGSIGLVRQQDTLLAGTIEENIRFGNEKANFEDIKKAAGAAQAEEFIEKMPEKYQTRIGQKGAGLSGGQKQRIYIARALIKKPSVLLLDDSSSALDMKTEARLQNELNHLDFKCTKIIVAQRISSVRELDKIIVLEKGKIAGIGTHDELLHSNTVYREIYDSQIETGKGENNE from the coding sequence ATTTTACTGGCAGTATCTCTGGTCTTTCTTGAGGTAATAGCAGAGGTAACGATGCCAAAGCTGATGTCAAAAATCGTAAATATATATCTGCCGGAAAAAAATATGAATAAAATTATTCAGATGGGTCTTATTATGATACTCATAACAGTAATAAGCTCAGCAGGGGGAATATTGAGTACATGGTTTGCAAGTAAGGTTTCACAGTGGTTTTGTGCTGATGTAAAAGAAGCGGCCTATAAAAAGATAATGGGATTTTCTGCGGGAAATATCGATCATTTTACTACTCCGTCGCTTATTACAAGGCTTACCTCGGACATAAATACACTGCAGACTATTATCCAGACATTTTTGAGGCTTGTAGTAAGAGCTCCGATATTATTTTTAGGGAGTATATTTTTTGCTGTAACAATAAATAAAGAACTTACTATGGTTTTTGTGGTTATCTTCCCCATACTTGTAATTGCACTGGCAGTTATTATAATAAAAAGCATACCCATGTTCAGCCAGATACAGCTCAGACTTGATAAGCTGAACGGAATACTCAGGGAAAGTCTGATAGGAGCAAGAGTAATCAGGGCTTTTGTAAGGGAAGACTATGAAAATGAAAAATTTCAGGGAGCAAATAAGGAATACATGGATATTTCCGTAAAGGCAAACAGACGAACAGGTCTGGTAATGCCTGTAATGATGTTCCTTATAAATACTGCCATTATTATGATACTCTGGATAGGCGGAAACGGAGTATACAAAGGAAGTATACAGGTGGGAGATATTATAGCCTTTATTACTTATTCTTTTCAGATATTATTTTCGCTTCTTCTTGTGGCTTTTTTACTGATGATGACTTCAAGGGCAAAAGTATCAGGAACACGTCTTAATGAGATACTGACAAGGGAAGAAAGTATAAACAGTACCGATAAAAGCTCGGAATATACAGAACTTCAGAATGGAATAGAGTTTGAGAAGGTATATTTCAGCTATAAAAAGGATGATAAAGAATCTCTGAAGGATATAAACTTTTATATAAAAAGCGGGGAAAGTGTAGGAATAATAGGGAGTACCGGCTCTGGTAAAACCACTGTAATAAGTCTTTTGATGCGTTATTATGATGTCAGTAAGGGCAGCATAAAATTTGACGGTACTGATATAAGGGAAATTCCGCTGGAAAGGCTGAGAGGGAGCATAGGTCTGGTAAGACAGCAGGATACGCTTCTTGCCGGAACCATAGAGGAGAATATCAGATTCGGAAATGAAAAAGCAAATTTCGAGGACATAAAAAAAGCTGCAGGAGCAGCACAGGCAGAAGAATTTATAGAGAAAATGCCCGAAAAATATCAGACACGGATAGGACAGAAAGGTGCGGGTCTTTCCGGGGGACAGAAGCAGAGAATATATATAGCGAGAGCTTTGATAAAAAAGCCCTCTGTTCTTCTTCTGGATGATTCATCCTCTGCACTGGACATGAAAACAGAGGCCAGATTACAGAATGAGCTGAACCATCTTGATTTTAAATGTACGAAAATAATAGTAGCGCAGAGAATAAGTTCTGTACGGGAACTGGATAAGATAATCGTACTGGAAAAGGGAAAAATAGCCGGAATAGGGACTCATGACGAGCTTCTTCACAGTAATACTGTCTACAGAGAGATATATGATTCACAGATAGAGACAGGGAAGGGAGAGAATAATGAGTGA
- a CDS encoding DUF6960 family protein, translating into MKILEKILSKDKKSKFPVTKNLNIEIDIQKESILPYGSSVILKKYPAIGGIISSSIFHSKDKKQMYFIHINGKSKTKRYIKDDFILDLKGSWGYYPWFPEDGDHFISPCDLENFKNIIPYGKIFNCIDDTDEYITLQHKKMTFNVKKELYKIINNHELISEKYNLIFSKNFEKKISNPVNLWGHYLGSKNDIFENFSLLEQHKKDFFLKNGKILQCIGKEDNFLLLKYYEYILKVEPKLFRVIPAPLSFGNIVTLTKNPEIKGIITDMYWNYPCREYIYILTINGKKRTKKFLMKDFI; encoded by the coding sequence ATGAAGATATTGGAAAAAATTCTATCTAAAGATAAAAAGAGTAAATTTCCTGTTACTAAAAATCTTAATATAGAAATTGATATTCAAAAAGAAAGTATACTTCCATATGGAAGCAGTGTAATATTAAAAAAATATCCTGCTATTGGGGGAATTATTTCTTCTTCTATATTTCACTCTAAAGATAAAAAACAAATGTATTTTATTCATATTAACGGAAAGAGCAAAACTAAAAGATATATAAAGGATGATTTCATACTGGATTTAAAAGGAAGTTGGGGATATTATCCCTGGTTTCCTGAAGATGGGGATCATTTTATAAGCCCATGTGATCTGGAAAATTTCAAAAATATAATACCCTATGGCAAAATTTTTAATTGCATAGATGATACTGATGAATATATTACTCTTCAACATAAAAAAATGACATTTAATGTCAAAAAAGAGTTATATAAAATTATAAATAATCATGAATTAATAAGTGAGAAATATAATTTAATTTTTTCTAAAAATTTTGAAAAGAAAATAAGTAACCCTGTTAATTTATGGGGACATTATCTTGGCAGTAAAAATGATATTTTTGAAAATTTTTCTTTGTTAGAACAGCATAAAAAAGATTTTTTTCTCAAAAATGGTAAAATACTACAATGTATTGGAAAAGAAGATAACTTTCTATTACTGAAATATTATGAATATATATTAAAAGTTGAACCGAAACTTTTCAGAGTCATACCTGCACCGTTATCTTTTGGTAACATTGTTACTTTGACAAAAAACCCTGAAATCAAAGGGATTATTACTGATATGTATTGGAATTATCCATGCAGAGAATATATCTATATTCTTACAATAAATGGAAAGAAAAGAACAAAAAAATTTTTAATGAAAGATTTTATATAA
- a CDS encoding 5'-methylthioadenosine/adenosylhomocysteine nucleosidase: MKKLLLVIFTFFSFSVFSGPVGIIGAMDKEVAGLKNEIKVKEIKNIGGIEFYSGTLQGKDVVLLKSGVGKVNSAMATDILIREFKADKIIFTGVAGAVNNKLNVGDVVISVDLVEHDFDTTAFGEKPGNVPGSDNGKFYADQSLISLAETSAQKVLGKTHVFKGTIATGDQFIADKAKVKVLEETFGAWAVEMEGASVAHVAALYKVPFVVIRAISDKADGSAHVTYDEFSNKAAENSIKIVNEMLKKM, encoded by the coding sequence ATGAAAAAGCTATTACTGGTAATTTTTACATTCTTTTCATTTTCTGTATTTTCAGGGCCTGTGGGAATAATAGGAGCTATGGATAAGGAAGTAGCGGGACTGAAGAATGAAATTAAGGTAAAAGAAATAAAGAATATCGGGGGAATTGAATTTTACAGCGGGACTTTACAGGGGAAAGATGTAGTTTTATTAAAGTCAGGAGTGGGTAAAGTAAATTCGGCTATGGCTACAGATATTCTGATAAGAGAATTTAAAGCAGATAAAATAATTTTTACAGGAGTAGCAGGAGCCGTAAATAATAAGCTGAATGTCGGAGATGTAGTAATCTCTGTTGATCTTGTAGAGCATGACTTCGATACAACTGCTTTTGGCGAGAAGCCGGGGAATGTACCGGGATCAGATAACGGGAAATTTTATGCCGATCAGTCTCTGATATCGCTTGCAGAGACATCAGCTCAGAAGGTTCTTGGAAAAACACATGTATTCAAAGGAACTATAGCAACAGGGGATCAGTTTATAGCTGATAAAGCCAAGGTTAAGGTTCTGGAAGAGACATTCGGTGCATGGGCTGTGGAAATGGAAGGTGCTTCTGTTGCACATGTAGCTGCACTTTATAAGGTTCCTTTCGTGGTTATCAGGGCAATATCTGATAAGGCAGACGGTTCGGCACATGTGACTTATGACGAGTTCTCAAATAAGGCAGCAGAAAACTCAATAAAAATAGTAAATGAGATGTTGAAAAAAATGTAA